In Bradyrhizobium guangxiense, the following are encoded in one genomic region:
- a CDS encoding ABC transporter permease subunit, translating into MTSASIGLQTDRPADLDLVRRLRDPAPLLLPALAFLAFIYLLPLIDLIRISLSGPSWSSYFERVFAIPLYWDSLVRTMQISVTVAGLCLLFGYPTALLIHRSRGIVQVLIATAIVLPYFIAILIRTYAWMVLLGRNGPVNKLLVSIGILSEPVQLLFNRGTVLLGMTAVLLPLMVLTIYSSVARLDQSLTRAALASGAGPIAAFWRVMLPLTLPGMGAGFLLVFVAAIGFFITPTLLGGPGDQMFAMHITQQADSVTSEGFLQALGVVLLTIILAVVAVAGRFLGFEFIWGGRKLTEATPRATPRTAADVSQRNLGAIAADLIGWPLLRLFGRLPASCGTWTVRIMGGMVIAILILPIIVVMIISFSNASYLTFPPPGFSLRWYEQFFSDSNWMRAFWTSLIVAAMSAGIAIVLGASAALGIVRSSIRGKSAIMLLLVSPIIVPPVVLGLSLYSLFLRFDLVGSVFGLAAAHAIGGLPIVVVILSASLQGVDARLEQAAAVHGASPLTVFRLVTLPAIMPGLAAAAFFAFLHSFDELVLTLFLSSAQLKTLPLMLWGDINYRLNPVLAVVSTLEVLLVVAGLVLARPVLATSRKAT; encoded by the coding sequence ATGACCTCGGCATCGATCGGCCTCCAGACAGACCGTCCTGCGGATCTCGATCTCGTCAGGAGGTTGAGGGATCCCGCGCCGCTGCTCCTGCCTGCGCTCGCATTTCTGGCCTTCATCTATCTCCTGCCGCTGATCGATCTCATCCGGATCAGCCTGAGCGGGCCATCGTGGTCGTCTTACTTCGAGCGCGTGTTCGCGATACCGCTCTATTGGGATTCGCTCGTCCGCACGATGCAGATCTCGGTCACCGTTGCGGGCCTGTGCCTGCTGTTCGGATATCCGACTGCGCTGCTCATTCACCGCAGTCGCGGCATCGTTCAGGTGCTGATCGCGACCGCGATCGTGCTGCCCTATTTCATTGCCATCCTGATCCGGACCTACGCCTGGATGGTCCTGCTCGGCCGCAATGGGCCGGTCAACAAGCTGCTGGTTTCGATCGGCATACTGAGCGAGCCCGTGCAGCTTCTCTTCAATCGCGGCACGGTGCTTCTCGGCATGACCGCGGTGCTTCTGCCGCTGATGGTGCTGACGATCTATTCCAGCGTGGCGCGCCTTGACCAAAGCCTGACCCGCGCGGCGCTGGCGAGCGGCGCCGGGCCCATTGCGGCATTCTGGCGCGTGATGCTGCCGCTGACCTTGCCTGGAATGGGCGCCGGCTTCCTGCTGGTCTTCGTCGCCGCCATCGGCTTCTTCATTACGCCAACCCTGCTCGGGGGACCCGGTGACCAGATGTTTGCAATGCATATCACCCAGCAGGCGGACTCCGTCACGTCTGAAGGATTCCTGCAGGCCTTGGGCGTGGTGCTGCTGACGATCATATTGGCGGTGGTCGCGGTGGCCGGACGCTTCCTCGGCTTCGAGTTCATTTGGGGCGGCCGCAAGCTGACGGAAGCCACACCAAGAGCGACCCCCCGCACCGCCGCCGATGTCAGCCAGCGCAATCTCGGCGCCATAGCTGCCGATCTGATCGGCTGGCCGCTGCTGCGGCTGTTCGGGCGTCTGCCGGCGAGCTGCGGAACTTGGACCGTTCGTATCATGGGCGGCATGGTCATCGCCATTCTCATCCTGCCGATCATCGTGGTGATGATCATTTCCTTCAGCAACGCAAGCTATCTGACCTTCCCGCCGCCAGGCTTCTCACTGCGCTGGTACGAGCAGTTCTTCTCCGATTCGAACTGGATGCGGGCGTTCTGGACATCCCTGATCGTCGCGGCGATGTCGGCCGGAATTGCGATCGTGCTCGGGGCGTCGGCCGCGCTCGGCATCGTCAGAAGCAGCATTCGCGGCAAATCCGCCATCATGCTGCTGCTCGTCAGTCCGATCATCGTTCCTCCGGTCGTGCTCGGCCTGTCGCTCTACAGCCTGTTCCTGCGTTTCGATCTCGTCGGCTCCGTCTTCGGCCTTGCCGCGGCGCATGCGATCGGCGGCCTTCCCATCGTCGTGGTGATCCTGTCCGCATCGCTTCAAGGCGTCGATGCCAGGCTCGAACAGGCGGCCGCCGTCCATGGCGCATCGCCCCTGACGGTGTTCCGCCTGGTGACACTGCCTGCCATCATGCCGGGCCTGGCTGCTGCGGCGTTCTTCGCCTTCCTGCACTCGTTCGACGAGTTGGTGCTGACGCTGTTCCTGTCGAGCGCGCAGCTGAAGACACTTCCGCTCATGCTGTGGGGCGACATCAATTATCGGCTCAATCCGGTGCTGGCCGTGGTCTCGACGCTGGAGGTGCTGCTGGTGGTCGCAGGGCTGGTTCTTGCACGACCCGTTCTCGCCACGTCGCGGAAGGCAACGTGA
- a CDS encoding extracellular solute-binding protein has protein sequence MQDPGGGYGDALRKVMYDPFEKDTGIKVVTVQEARSGPRIKAQAEAGKAQWDLTFIFDQETKLLGDCCLADIDYSKLSDAAKQTLAAMPDNLKRKKGVALQVIGVGLVYNKDKYKGENVPTNWADFWDVKKFPGRRCMPAWPRFVFEAALMADGVEKSKLYPIDMERALKKVKEIKPHIAKWWTTAAQPPQLLLDGEADMCMAYTGSMSKLALEGAPIELTFNQGFVYYDFFSIPKGAPNYDNALKLLSWRLEPKRAAQLTSTFPVALPSSVVFAAATDKKLARYWANNPDNVSKAIEWSPDYWGAASPAGNSTNEEYGQEKLNALLAQ, from the coding sequence ATGCAAGATCCCGGCGGCGGATATGGCGATGCATTGCGCAAGGTCATGTACGACCCGTTTGAGAAGGACACCGGCATCAAGGTCGTCACCGTCCAGGAGGCCCGTAGCGGCCCGCGCATCAAGGCTCAAGCCGAAGCCGGCAAAGCGCAATGGGATCTGACGTTCATCTTCGACCAGGAGACGAAGCTGCTCGGCGACTGCTGCCTGGCCGACATCGACTATTCCAAGCTGTCCGACGCGGCGAAACAGACGCTGGCGGCGATGCCGGACAATCTGAAACGCAAGAAGGGCGTGGCGCTGCAGGTGATCGGCGTCGGCCTCGTCTACAACAAGGACAAGTACAAGGGGGAAAACGTACCGACGAACTGGGCCGACTTTTGGGACGTGAAGAAATTCCCCGGCCGGCGCTGCATGCCGGCTTGGCCGCGTTTCGTATTCGAAGCGGCGCTGATGGCCGACGGCGTAGAGAAGAGCAAGCTCTACCCGATCGACATGGAGCGGGCGCTGAAGAAGGTCAAGGAGATCAAACCCCATATAGCCAAATGGTGGACCACGGCCGCGCAGCCGCCGCAGCTCCTGCTCGACGGCGAGGCCGACATGTGCATGGCCTATACCGGCTCGATGAGCAAGCTCGCCCTGGAGGGCGCCCCGATCGAGCTGACCTTCAATCAGGGTTTCGTCTACTACGACTTCTTCTCGATCCCCAAGGGAGCGCCGAACTACGATAACGCGCTGAAGCTGCTTTCCTGGCGGCTCGAGCCCAAGCGCGCGGCGCAGCTCACCTCGACCTTCCCGGTCGCCCTCCCCTCCTCGGTCGTGTTCGCGGCCGCGACCGACAAGAAGCTCGCCCGCTACTGGGCCAACAACCCGGACAACGTCTCCAAAGCAATCGAATGGAGCCCGGACTATTGGGGTGCAGCTTCGCCGGCCGGAAACTCGACCAATGAAGAGTACGGGCAGGAGAAGCTCAACGCCCTGCTGGCTCAGTAG
- a CDS encoding IclR family transcriptional regulator, protein MDKAFTKGLRLLEALALSEQPRGVTDLASELKLTKSNVHRLLMTLQSQGYVRQIPPHSTYELTTKIWALGSHVIHRMDLINVARPAMTKLAEITGETIHLSVLEDTDVVYVDKIESAHHIRAHTSVGMRAPAFTMATGKAMLAHMPDDYLERFRPHLRRYTETTRTTIEELREDIELARAQGYSSVLHGEWREGIAACACAILGRSGELVGAIGMSGPDTRVKRKQIREYSVHVMEAARTIGAALGYSNRPTAYPAVRGDPTPSHQLRRAP, encoded by the coding sequence ATGGATAAGGCTTTCACCAAGGGACTGCGTCTTTTGGAAGCACTTGCTCTGAGCGAGCAGCCCCGCGGGGTCACCGACCTCGCGAGCGAGCTGAAGCTCACCAAGAGCAACGTGCATCGGCTGCTGATGACCCTGCAGTCCCAAGGCTATGTGCGCCAGATCCCCCCGCACAGCACCTACGAGCTCACGACCAAGATCTGGGCGCTCGGCAGCCACGTCATTCACCGGATGGATCTCATCAACGTCGCGCGACCGGCAATGACGAAGCTCGCCGAGATCACCGGCGAAACCATTCACCTGTCCGTACTCGAGGATACCGACGTCGTCTACGTCGACAAGATCGAAAGCGCGCACCATATCCGCGCCCATACCAGCGTGGGAATGCGCGCCCCAGCGTTCACCATGGCGACCGGGAAGGCGATGCTCGCGCATATGCCTGATGACTATCTGGAACGCTTCCGGCCGCATCTCAGGCGCTACACGGAGACGACGCGAACGACGATCGAGGAGCTGCGCGAGGACATCGAGCTGGCACGCGCGCAAGGCTACTCCTCCGTGCTGCACGGCGAGTGGCGAGAGGGCATTGCAGCCTGCGCCTGTGCGATCCTCGGTCGCTCCGGCGAACTCGTTGGAGCGATCGGCATGTCCGGGCCCGATACGCGCGTCAAGCGCAAGCAGATCAGGGAGTATTCGGTTCACGTGATGGAGGCAGCACGAACCATCGGTGCCGCCCTTGGCTATTCGAATAGGCCGACTGCGTACCCTGCCGTGCGCGGCGATCCTACGCCTTCACATCAATTACGACGCGCCCCTTGA
- a CDS encoding Bug family tripartite tricarboxylate transporter substrate binding protein — MIRFLISRRATLALAGLAMLLPAPGHSQASYPNRAIHIVVPFAPGGSTDVLARRVGDKLAAAWGQPVVVDNRPGAGGALGADFVAKSAPDGYTLLAGVTGSNAIAQALYAKLPYDVVKDFAPLSTLVTAPLVLAVNPDVKANTAAEFLALAKSKPGELTFGSAGNGTSMHLTGEMYKQAADVSMVHVPYRGSAAMLTDLMSGQIQATFGDVLVLMPQIQAGKIRALAVTSKTRHPLLPGVPTLDEAGLKGFEALSWQGLFAPAGTPPEVVEKLSAEVNKALQSPDIKDYFAAQGFIVQGSTPEAFKAFIASEVNKWTPIVKYSGAQVN; from the coding sequence ATGATCCGCTTCCTGATTTCGCGCCGCGCGACGCTGGCGTTGGCCGGCCTCGCGATGCTGCTGCCCGCGCCCGGTCATTCGCAAGCCAGCTACCCGAACAGGGCGATCCACATCGTCGTGCCTTTCGCGCCGGGCGGCAGCACCGACGTGCTCGCGCGTCGTGTCGGCGACAAGCTCGCCGCGGCCTGGGGCCAGCCGGTCGTGGTCGACAATCGACCCGGCGCCGGCGGCGCCCTGGGCGCCGACTTCGTGGCCAAATCCGCACCCGACGGCTACACTCTGCTGGCCGGCGTCACCGGCAGCAACGCCATCGCGCAGGCGCTGTACGCCAAATTGCCCTACGACGTGGTCAAGGACTTCGCGCCGCTGTCGACATTGGTGACTGCGCCGCTGGTGCTGGCCGTCAACCCCGACGTGAAGGCGAACACGGCAGCCGAGTTTCTCGCCCTCGCCAAGTCGAAACCGGGCGAATTGACTTTCGGCTCGGCCGGCAACGGCACGTCGATGCATCTCACCGGCGAGATGTACAAGCAGGCGGCCGATGTCTCGATGGTGCACGTTCCCTACCGCGGCAGCGCCGCCATGCTCACCGACCTGATGAGCGGTCAGATCCAGGCCACGTTCGGTGACGTCCTGGTGCTGATGCCGCAGATTCAGGCCGGAAAGATTCGCGCGCTGGCCGTTACCTCGAAAACCAGACACCCCCTGCTGCCGGGCGTGCCGACGCTGGATGAAGCGGGACTGAAGGGTTTCGAGGCGCTGTCATGGCAAGGCTTGTTTGCGCCGGCCGGCACGCCGCCCGAGGTGGTCGAAAAGCTGAGCGCGGAAGTGAACAAAGCGCTGCAATCTCCTGACATCAAGGACTACTTTGCGGCGCAGGGCTTCATCGTCCAGGGCTCGACGCCTGAGGCCTTCAAGGCCTTTATCGCGAGCGAGGTGAACAAGTGGACGCCGATTGTGAAGTATTCGGGTGCCCAGGTGAATTGA
- a CDS encoding hydantoinase B/oxoprolinase family protein, which produces MMPRAREVPPDPLIALRMEPLRLALQGTADRMQHGMMRAAVSSIARESGDCAAALFLPDGRLLAQARSLPLLLGSLIPAVAGVLARFPLATMSEGDAYLLNDPWSGGTHLPDLALVHPIFHDGEVIAFAAANLHHQDVGGMAAGSIPPDATEVYQEGLRLPPVRWRSAEGVRPDIDAILVANSRTPDNLRGDLDAQWTALTQGARELKGIARHTGPRFAEVCDALITQTERMTRAALAAAPDGEWTWRDQLDGDGIDTAPVSIAVSLRKQGDTLVIDFEGTAPQVRGPLNASPAAMLSAALFFMRTLAPDAPNNAGCLAPLTLKLPPGSLVNPALPAAVNARTATVKLACNAILGAWSQSASGMGVAPHAGVATVLALSGTRSDGRRWMFTEIIASGAGASVLAPGRAGVSTDVGNARNTPVEVIETEAPLRVECYEIRRGSGGAGLQRGGDGVRRAYRLLEGQGWIAYRGERHVGRARGAQGGRAGATSMARVLRVDGAVEFLPARARIAWSAGDLLIIETAGGGGWGSPAPAETANPPARSCP; this is translated from the coding sequence ATGATGCCGCGCGCGCGCGAGGTCCCACCTGATCCGCTCATCGCCCTGCGCATGGAGCCGTTGCGTCTGGCGCTGCAAGGCACGGCCGACCGCATGCAGCATGGCATGATGCGCGCCGCCGTGTCGTCCATCGCCCGCGAGAGCGGCGACTGTGCCGCGGCGCTGTTCCTGCCGGACGGACGCTTGCTCGCCCAGGCGCGCTCGCTGCCGTTGTTGCTGGGATCGCTGATTCCGGCCGTTGCCGGTGTGCTCGCACGCTTTCCGCTCGCAACGATGTCAGAGGGCGACGCCTATCTGCTCAACGACCCCTGGTCCGGCGGCACGCATCTGCCGGACCTGGCTCTGGTCCACCCGATCTTCCACGATGGTGAGGTGATCGCCTTCGCCGCCGCCAATTTGCACCATCAGGATGTCGGGGGCATGGCCGCCGGCTCCATTCCGCCCGACGCAACCGAAGTGTACCAGGAGGGCCTGCGCCTGCCGCCGGTGCGCTGGCGCAGCGCCGAAGGCGTGCGGCCCGATATCGACGCCATCCTGGTCGCCAACTCACGCACGCCTGACAATCTGCGTGGTGACCTGGACGCGCAGTGGACGGCGCTGACGCAAGGCGCGCGCGAACTGAAGGGAATCGCGCGTCACACCGGACCTCGTTTTGCCGAGGTTTGCGATGCCCTGATTACGCAGACCGAACGCATGACCCGCGCCGCTCTTGCGGCCGCGCCCGACGGCGAATGGACCTGGCGCGACCAACTCGACGGCGATGGCATCGACACCGCCCCGGTTTCCATCGCGGTGAGCTTGCGCAAGCAGGGTGACACACTGGTGATCGACTTCGAGGGGACCGCGCCGCAGGTGAGGGGGCCTCTCAATGCATCGCCGGCGGCGATGCTGTCGGCGGCTCTCTTCTTCATGCGGACGCTGGCACCGGACGCACCCAACAATGCCGGTTGCCTTGCGCCACTGACGCTGAAGCTTCCACCCGGCAGCCTGGTCAATCCGGCGCTGCCGGCGGCGGTCAATGCGCGCACGGCGACCGTGAAGCTGGCGTGCAACGCGATTCTCGGAGCCTGGTCACAGTCGGCGAGCGGGATGGGCGTGGCGCCGCACGCTGGGGTGGCCACCGTCCTTGCGCTCAGCGGCACGCGGTCGGACGGGCGGCGCTGGATGTTCACCGAGATCATTGCCAGCGGCGCCGGTGCCAGCGTCCTCGCGCCCGGCCGCGCCGGCGTCTCCACCGACGTCGGCAATGCGCGCAATACCCCCGTGGAGGTGATCGAGACCGAAGCGCCGCTGCGTGTGGAATGTTACGAGATCCGCCGCGGCAGCGGCGGCGCCGGTCTGCAGCGCGGCGGCGACGGCGTGCGGCGCGCCTATCGGCTGCTCGAAGGCCAGGGGTGGATCGCCTATCGCGGCGAGCGCCATGTTGGCCGTGCGCGCGGCGCGCAGGGCGGTCGAGCCGGCGCAACATCGATGGCCCGGGTTTTGCGTGTGGACGGAGCGGTCGAGTTCTTGCCTGCGCGCGCCCGCATCGCGTGGTCCGCCGGCGACCTGCTGATCATCGAGACCGCTGGCGGTGGCGGCTGGGGATCCCCGGCTCCGGCCGAAACCGCCAATCCACCCGCAAGGAGTTGCCCATGA
- a CDS encoding hydantoinase/oxoprolinase family protein, producing MSASWSLAVDMGGTFVDAVALRSDGHVASLKLPRAGRRLAEPVVEALDRLCAQAGIGADDVGRVVHGSTVITNLLLELNEPPVALVLTRGMRDVPVLARQDRKELYEPVIMPAVPEAKLFPEPLRFEIGGRIDAEGREVEPLELSAVDAIANAVNAAGVRALAVGLLFSHRNPAHERALRAALHARLPGLYVSLSSEVDPQPREFERWLVTALDAYAKPLATDYLHALADALKIRGLPPLRLMRSAGGTAPWHDLAEQPIGLAMSGPCAALQGVAAGLAASDPAIVLDIGGTSADISILLDGRLTFTDALECGGLPIRQRCADITSIGIGGGSVVSVLPGGALRLGPRSQGAWPGPAAFGLGGDLPTLSDALCVLDRLPPRLAGGMVLDRAAAEAALSDVAGALGLSVLRTAEAVVSAAAAGMAEALKTHAFQRNLDPADAVLVAIGGGGAQHAAEIAELAGMRRVLVMPHAGVMAALGMLYSPEQGDVRLAASESPWDSLPPQGKGPHSLFAPMTTAFVPAGWWWRLTPDQTLALEAKS from the coding sequence TTGAGCGCGTCCTGGTCGCTCGCCGTGGACATGGGTGGCACGTTCGTCGATGCGGTGGCCTTGCGGAGCGACGGGCACGTTGCATCGCTCAAACTTCCGCGCGCCGGACGCCGGCTGGCGGAGCCTGTTGTCGAGGCACTCGATCGGCTGTGCGCGCAGGCGGGCATCGGGGCAGATGACGTCGGCCGCGTCGTGCACGGCTCCACCGTGATCACCAATCTGCTGCTGGAGCTGAACGAGCCGCCGGTGGCCCTTGTCCTGACGCGCGGCATGCGCGACGTACCGGTCCTGGCGCGCCAGGACCGCAAGGAGCTGTATGAGCCGGTGATCATGCCGGCCGTGCCCGAAGCAAAGCTGTTTCCGGAGCCGCTGCGTTTTGAGATCGGCGGGCGCATCGATGCCGAGGGGCGTGAGGTGGAGCCGCTTGAACTGTCGGCCGTGGACGCCATTGCGAATGCAGTGAACGCCGCCGGCGTGCGCGCGCTGGCGGTCGGTCTGTTGTTCTCGCACCGCAATCCGGCGCACGAGCGCGCGCTGCGGGCTGCGCTGCATGCGCGCCTTCCGGGCCTGTACGTTTCGCTGTCCAGCGAAGTCGATCCGCAACCGCGGGAGTTCGAGCGCTGGCTCGTCACGGCGCTGGACGCCTATGCCAAACCGCTGGCGACGGATTATCTGCACGCGCTGGCCGACGCATTGAAGATACGTGGCTTGCCGCCGCTGCGCCTGATGCGATCGGCCGGCGGCACCGCGCCCTGGCATGATCTCGCCGAGCAGCCCATCGGCCTCGCCATGTCCGGTCCCTGCGCGGCGCTGCAGGGCGTGGCCGCCGGCCTCGCAGCCTCCGATCCCGCGATCGTTCTGGATATCGGAGGCACGAGCGCCGACATCAGCATTCTGCTCGACGGCAGGCTGACCTTTACCGACGCGCTGGAATGCGGCGGCTTGCCGATCCGTCAGCGCTGCGCAGATATCACCTCCATCGGCATCGGGGGCGGCAGCGTGGTGTCGGTGCTGCCGGGTGGCGCGCTGCGCCTGGGGCCGCGCTCGCAGGGAGCCTGGCCGGGACCGGCCGCCTTTGGTCTCGGCGGTGACTTGCCGACGCTGAGCGATGCGCTCTGCGTACTGGACCGCTTGCCGCCCCGGCTGGCCGGCGGGATGGTGCTGGACCGCGCCGCCGCGGAGGCCGCACTCAGCGACGTGGCCGGCGCGCTCGGCCTGTCGGTGCTTCGAACCGCTGAAGCCGTCGTGAGCGCGGCCGCTGCCGGAATGGCGGAGGCGCTCAAGACCCACGCCTTTCAGCGTAACTTGGATCCGGCGGATGCGGTGCTCGTCGCCATCGGCGGCGGCGGCGCGCAGCATGCGGCCGAGATCGCTGAACTGGCCGGGATGCGCCGTGTGCTGGTGATGCCGCACGCCGGCGTGATGGCTGCGCTGGGCATGCTTTACAGTCCGGAGCAGGGCGACGTCCGCCTGGCGGCGAGCGAAAGCCCGTGGGATTCGCTGCCGCCGCAAGGCAAGGGGCCCCATTCTCTGTTCGCGCCGATGACCACCGCCTTTGTGCCGGCGGGCTGGTGGTGGCGGCTGACGCCGGATCAGACGCTGGCGCTGGAGGCGAAGTCATGA
- a CDS encoding NAD(P)/FAD-dependent oxidoreductase has product MHIVVIGTGIVGACTAAWLQRDGHAVTFVDPLEAGEACSFGNAGSLLPSACLPVGMPGMWKKVPRWLLDPLGPLTVRWAYAPHVVPWLSRMLRHSSRQEVTRIATALRTLLSPIFDCYDPLVAHADAQELVRRSGCLYVFSSRETAAQWAWGMNLRRSLGVRMQDVEQDELESLEPDLKGRFRFGILAPENGSTSDPSALVKALYNRCIGDGARHVRNRVRGFERQGRRVTAVLLEHGEPLAADGVVVAAGAWSGALAAQLDSPVMLETQRGYHVTVQSSNLALRHTVMAVEHNLMVNPMAMGLRLAGTVEFAGLNAPPNMARADALLRQGQQLFPHLDTSSFTRWMGHRPCLPDSLPVVGPVRAADNAWLAFGHGHMGMCMGAATGREIAHLVAGRPTQVDLTPFSPERFR; this is encoded by the coding sequence ATGCACATTGTCGTCATAGGGACCGGAATCGTCGGCGCTTGCACCGCGGCGTGGCTGCAGCGCGATGGCCATGCGGTGACTTTCGTCGATCCGCTGGAGGCGGGCGAGGCCTGCTCCTTCGGCAATGCCGGCTCGCTTTTGCCCAGCGCCTGCCTGCCGGTGGGCATGCCCGGCATGTGGAAGAAGGTGCCGCGCTGGCTGCTGGACCCATTGGGACCGCTGACGGTGCGCTGGGCGTACGCGCCGCACGTGGTGCCGTGGCTCTCGCGCATGCTCCGGCATTCGTCGCGCCAGGAGGTGACGCGGATCGCCACGGCGTTGCGGACGCTGCTGTCGCCGATCTTCGACTGCTACGATCCACTGGTCGCCCATGCCGATGCGCAGGAGCTGGTGCGGCGGAGCGGTTGCCTCTACGTCTTTTCCTCTCGCGAGACAGCGGCGCAGTGGGCCTGGGGCATGAACCTGCGGCGATCGCTGGGCGTGCGGATGCAGGATGTGGAGCAGGACGAGCTGGAAAGTCTCGAGCCTGACCTCAAGGGACGGTTTCGCTTCGGCATCCTGGCGCCCGAGAACGGCTCCACGTCCGATCCATCGGCCCTCGTCAAGGCGCTGTACAATCGCTGCATCGGCGACGGCGCGCGTCACGTTCGCAATCGCGTCCGCGGTTTCGAGCGGCAGGGCCGGCGCGTCACGGCCGTGCTGTTGGAGCACGGTGAGCCGCTGGCGGCGGACGGCGTGGTGGTGGCAGCCGGAGCCTGGTCGGGCGCACTGGCGGCACAGCTCGACAGCCCGGTGATGCTGGAGACGCAGCGCGGTTACCATGTCACCGTGCAGAGCTCGAACCTGGCCCTGCGCCACACCGTGATGGCGGTGGAGCACAATCTGATGGTGAACCCGATGGCGATGGGCCTGCGGCTGGCCGGCACGGTGGAATTCGCCGGCTTGAATGCGCCACCCAACATGGCGCGTGCCGACGCACTGCTTCGTCAGGGGCAGCAATTATTCCCCCACCTGGATACATCGTCCTTCACGCGCTGGATGGGCCATCGTCCCTGTCTTCCCGACAGTCTTCCCGTGGTCGGTCCGGTCCGCGCGGCCGACAACGCCTGGCTCGCCTTCGGCCACGGCCATATGGGCATGTGCATGGGCGCTGCGACCGGCCGCGAGATCGCGCATCTGGTGGCCGGACGTCCGACGCAGGTGGACCTGACGCCGTTTTCGCCGGAGCGCTTCCGTTGA
- a CDS encoding LysR family transcriptional regulator, protein MRPEVLSALSLRQMRAFAAVARAGSFTAAARQINLTQSAVSMLVQQLEETLGLKLFDRGAVVLLTAAGQQLLPLARRILDDVQQIAEGASDLRSLRTGLLRVVAPQMLACTWVAAVLGEFEQAHPDVGLRVTDAMADEVVGTVRRGEAELGVGPERATGEDVTSTFLMDVPIRVVCSAQHPLAQQRAVSWKKLRDERWVIYSSEFNRHLESLLHAHDSSLSMQTAVEVKYLTTALALVGVGTGLAAVPDYGRLFAPNFNVRFIKLRAPEIRRRYYIYQRRGLVLSPPAEAFVKLLRNAARSDG, encoded by the coding sequence ATGCGGCCCGAAGTTCTCTCCGCCCTCAGCCTGCGACAGATGCGTGCCTTTGCCGCGGTCGCTCGAGCGGGCAGCTTCACGGCGGCGGCGCGACAGATCAACCTGACGCAGTCGGCAGTCAGCATGCTGGTTCAGCAGCTCGAGGAGACCCTCGGGCTGAAACTGTTCGACCGTGGCGCGGTCGTGTTGTTGACGGCGGCCGGCCAGCAATTGCTTCCCCTGGCGCGCCGCATCCTGGATGACGTGCAACAGATCGCAGAGGGCGCCTCGGACCTTCGCTCCCTTCGCACCGGCCTGTTGCGCGTGGTAGCGCCGCAGATGTTGGCATGCACGTGGGTGGCGGCGGTGCTGGGCGAATTCGAGCAAGCCCATCCGGATGTCGGCCTGCGCGTCACCGACGCGATGGCAGACGAGGTGGTGGGCACGGTGCGCCGTGGCGAGGCGGAACTGGGCGTCGGCCCAGAGCGCGCCACCGGCGAGGATGTCACCAGCACATTCCTGATGGATGTACCGATCCGAGTGGTCTGCTCAGCGCAGCACCCGCTGGCGCAGCAACGCGCCGTCTCGTGGAAAAAACTGCGCGACGAGCGCTGGGTCATTTATTCCAGTGAGTTCAACCGGCACCTGGAGAGCCTGCTGCATGCGCACGACAGCTCGCTTTCCATGCAGACCGCCGTCGAGGTTAAATATCTGACCACCGCTTTGGCGTTGGTGGGCGTAGGTACCGGCCTGGCTGCCGTTCCCGACTACGGCCGGCTGTTCGCGCCGAACTTCAACGTGCGTTTCATCAAGCTGCGCGCTCCGGAAATCCGCCGCCGCTACTATATATACCAACGGCGGGGACTCGTGCTCTCACCGCCCGCGGAGGCGTTCGTCAAACTGCTGCGCAACGCGGCACGCAGCGATGGATGA